The proteins below come from a single Tenuifilum thalassicum genomic window:
- the rpsF gene encoding 30S ribosomal protein S6 has translation MNQYETVFIATPVLSEAQMKETVTKFKDFITSNGGEIIHEEDWGLRKLAYPIQKKTTGFYHLFEFKADGSLIDKLETQYRRDERIIRFLTVKMDKHHIEFAQKRRNNKVESKTVEG, from the coding sequence TTGAATCAGTACGAAACCGTTTTCATTGCAACTCCCGTTTTGTCTGAGGCCCAGATGAAGGAAACGGTTACCAAGTTCAAGGATTTCATCACATCGAATGGTGGTGAGATTATCCATGAAGAGGATTGGGGATTAAGAAAATTGGCCTACCCCATTCAAAAGAAAACAACCGGCTTTTATCATCTTTTTGAGTTCAAAGCCGATGGATCATTGATTGATAAGCTGGAAACCCAGTATCGTCGTGATGAGCGAATTATCCGTTTCCTTACTGTAAAAATGGATAAACATCACATTGAGTTCGCTCAGAAAAGACGTAACAACAAGGTTGAATCTAAAACTGTGGAGGGTTAA